Proteins from a single region of Leuconostoc gasicomitatum LMG 18811:
- a CDS encoding oleate hydratase, giving the protein MRKKKAVMIGAGIANMAAAVYLIQEGHWSGEDITFYSLDQHGSNDGDTTEAATDDYWNQNHPLENNKGYVARGGRMLNYRTYVDLMDLLNRIPSATESGMTAAEDTRDFDAKHPTFDKARLLQPGHGILNASKLGFNRLDRQLLTQLILMPDEDETKLDNITIAQYFENDPHFFETNFWFMWETTFAFRTQSSAQELRRYMHQMIYEFSQIEHLVGVNRTRYNQYESIMLPLINYLKAQGCQIILDRRVIAFEFKETSMTDEITVTGLKMINTTTNETAHVPIDNDTGVLFTNGSITDSATLGDYNTPAPENMDYGAASSLWKQATKHFYNLGNPDKFFSDRNASEWVSFTLTTKNHLLLNEITRITTQLPGNALNSFLSTTPITPLGQIDVDMSIVAHHQPHFTSQQPNETVIWGYFLYPRRDSLLFEKPYLELTGKEMVLELISHLSQVDPGPINIKDRESEILDSVVNNIPVYMPYASALFNNRAKIDRPEVIPDHSTNLAFTGEFVEQPYQMVFTEQSAVRSGEIAAYHFAGVPMSKLVKTPKYDHDIKTLLRATRKMFS; this is encoded by the coding sequence ATGCGCAAAAAGAAAGCTGTAATGATCGGTGCTGGCATAGCTAATATGGCAGCTGCCGTGTATTTGATTCAAGAAGGTCATTGGTCAGGTGAAGATATTACTTTTTATTCGCTTGACCAGCATGGTTCTAATGATGGTGACACAACTGAAGCTGCCACTGATGATTACTGGAATCAAAATCACCCCTTGGAAAACAACAAAGGTTATGTTGCCCGAGGTGGTCGTATGCTAAACTACCGGACCTATGTCGACTTGATGGATTTACTCAATCGTATCCCCTCAGCGACTGAGTCTGGTATGACGGCCGCAGAGGATACACGTGATTTTGATGCCAAACACCCAACCTTTGATAAGGCGCGCCTTTTGCAGCCTGGCCATGGTATTCTCAACGCCAGTAAATTAGGTTTCAATCGTTTGGATCGCCAGTTGTTAACACAATTAATTTTAATGCCTGATGAAGATGAGACAAAACTAGATAATATTACTATTGCACAATATTTTGAAAACGATCCACATTTTTTCGAAACAAATTTTTGGTTTATGTGGGAAACAACTTTTGCTTTTCGCACACAAAGTTCAGCACAAGAACTACGTCGTTATATGCATCAAATGATCTATGAATTTTCACAAATCGAACATCTAGTTGGTGTTAATCGCACACGCTATAATCAATATGAGAGCATCATGTTGCCCTTAATTAATTATTTAAAAGCACAAGGTTGCCAAATTATTTTAGATCGTCGCGTGATAGCCTTCGAGTTTAAAGAAACATCGATGACAGACGAAATTACTGTAACTGGTTTAAAAATGATCAATACAACCACAAACGAAACGGCACATGTGCCAATTGATAATGACACTGGCGTTTTATTTACAAACGGATCTATTACAGATTCTGCAACGCTTGGTGATTACAACACACCTGCGCCAGAAAATATGGATTATGGTGCGGCATCTAGTTTGTGGAAACAAGCAACCAAACACTTCTATAATCTTGGAAATCCTGACAAATTTTTCTCAGATCGCAATGCAAGTGAATGGGTCAGTTTTACACTGACAACTAAAAATCATTTATTATTAAACGAAATTACACGTATCACAACACAGTTACCTGGCAATGCACTCAATTCATTCTTATCTACAACGCCGATAACACCATTAGGACAAATTGACGTTGATATGTCAATTGTTGCTCATCATCAACCTCATTTTACAAGTCAACAGCCCAACGAAACGGTTATTTGGGGATACTTCTTGTATCCTAGAAGAGACAGCTTGCTTTTTGAAAAACCTTACTTAGAATTAACCGGAAAAGAAATGGTGCTAGAATTAATTTCACACTTATCTCAAGTTGACCCCGGTCCAATCAACATTAAAGATCGCGAATCAGAAATTTTAGACAGCGTTGTCAATAATATTCCTGTCTACATGCCTTATGCTTCGGCACTATTTAATAATCGTGCTAAAATAGATCGTCCGGAAGTCATTCCAGATCATTCAACTAATTTAGCTTTCACTGGAGAATTTGTTGAACAACCCTATCAAATGGTATTTACGGAGCAAAGTGCAGTTCGTTCTGGTGAAATTGCAGCCTATCATTTCGCCGGCGTACCTATGAGCAAACTGGTTAAAACCCCTAAATATGATCATGACATTAAGACATTACTTAGAGCAACAAGAAAGATGTTTTCTTGA
- the msrA gene encoding peptide-methionine (S)-S-oxide reductase MsrA produces the protein MTQKFESAIFAGGCFWCMVQPFDSLPGIEKVRSGYTGGHTINPTYEEVSSHTTGHTEAVKIVYDPKKLTYAELVSIYWEQTDPTDAMGQFQDRGDSYRPVIFVADDTQRQIAEKSRAALAASGRFDKPILTTIEDAKPFYEAEEYHQDFYKKDPTREALEMSQRLAFQQKNWHKN, from the coding sequence ATGACACAAAAATTTGAGTCCGCGATTTTTGCCGGCGGTTGTTTCTGGTGCATGGTACAACCATTTGATTCATTACCAGGGATTGAGAAAGTGCGATCAGGTTATACAGGTGGGCATACTATTAATCCAACATATGAAGAAGTTAGTTCACATACCACGGGTCACACCGAAGCTGTTAAAATAGTGTATGATCCTAAAAAATTAACGTATGCTGAATTAGTATCGATTTATTGGGAACAAACTGACCCAACTGATGCTATGGGTCAATTTCAAGATCGTGGTGACAGTTACCGACCAGTTATTTTTGTGGCAGATGATACACAACGTCAAATTGCTGAAAAGTCACGAGCAGCACTAGCCGCTTCTGGTCGATTTGATAAACCTATTTTAACGACAATTGAGGATGCTAAACCCTTTTATGAAGCCGAAGAATATCACCAGGATTTTTATAAAAAAGATCCAACACGTGAAGCATTAGAAATGTCGCAACGTTTGGCGTTTCAACAAAAGAACTGGCATAAAAATTAA
- a CDS encoding ketopantoate reductase family protein, giving the protein MKIAIAGFGALGSRLGVKLQKAGHEVTGIDGWPAHIAAINTNGLTVVHDDLPPKKYFVPVVTPKEVTGEFELIILLTKTPQLDRMLTDIAPIITKKTQLLVLSNGLGNIEVIEKHVARDQILAGVTLWTSSLVKPGEIHTTGTGSIKLQAIGHADAVSVAAALNQAGLNVEITQDVLTAIWHKAGINSVLNPLSVLLNANIAEFGTAGNGMDLALQILDEIQKVGATQGVKVNITDIMNDLTDLLKPENAGNHYPSMYQDIQNGKRTEIDFLNGFFAKIGRQEHIDTPFNALVTALVHAKEDIERVKLAKKQETFEI; this is encoded by the coding sequence ATGAAAATAGCAATTGCAGGATTTGGTGCGCTTGGCTCACGATTAGGTGTGAAGCTACAAAAGGCTGGGCACGAAGTGACTGGTATTGATGGTTGGCCAGCACATATTGCTGCAATCAATACGAATGGTTTAACAGTTGTGCACGATGATTTACCACCCAAAAAATACTTTGTACCAGTTGTAACGCCAAAAGAGGTTACTGGTGAATTTGAGTTAATTATTTTATTGACAAAGACCCCGCAATTAGACCGCATGTTGACAGATATTGCCCCAATTATTACTAAGAAAACACAATTGTTAGTTTTATCTAATGGTTTGGGTAATATTGAGGTCATTGAAAAGCACGTCGCTCGAGATCAAATTTTAGCTGGTGTAACACTTTGGACGTCTTCACTTGTTAAGCCTGGTGAAATACATACAACTGGGACGGGTTCAATTAAATTACAAGCGATTGGACATGCTGATGCTGTTTCTGTAGCTGCGGCTTTAAACCAAGCTGGTTTAAATGTTGAAATTACGCAAGACGTTTTAACCGCTATTTGGCATAAAGCAGGCATTAATTCAGTTTTAAATCCATTATCCGTATTATTAAATGCCAATATTGCAGAATTTGGGACAGCAGGCAATGGGATGGATTTGGCATTGCAGATACTTGATGAAATTCAAAAAGTTGGTGCAACGCAAGGCGTTAAGGTTAATATCACTGATATCATGAATGATTTAACTGACCTCTTAAAACCCGAAAATGCGGGAAATCATTATCCATCAATGTATCAAGATATTCAAAATGGCAAGCGCACCGAAATTGATTTTCTGAATGGCTTTTTTGCTAAAATTGGTCGACAAGAACACATTGATACACCATTTAATGCGTTAGTAACAGCGCTTGTTCATGCTAAGGAAGACATTGAACGTGTTAAATTAGCTAAAAAACAAGAAACCTTTGAAATTTAA